Proteins encoded within one genomic window of Lynx canadensis isolate LIC74 chromosome B2, mLynCan4.pri.v2, whole genome shotgun sequence:
- the PSMB9 gene encoding proteasome subunit beta type-9 isoform X1, producing the protein MLRSGEVHTGTTIMAVEFDGGVVVGSDSRVSVGRKAVVNRVFNKLSPLHQHIYCALSGSAADAQAMVDMAAYQLELHGLELEECPLVLAAANVVRNISYKYREDLSAHLIVAGWDQRDGGQVYGTLGGMLTRQPFAIGGSGSTYIYGYVDAAYKPGMSPEECRCFTTKAITLAMNRDGSSGGVIYLATITAAGVDHQVILGNELPKFYDK; encoded by the exons ATGCTGCGGTCTGGCGAGGTCCACACTGGG ACGACTATCATGGCAGTGGAGTTCGACGGAGGTGTTGTGGTGGGTTCTGACTCCCGGGTGTCTGTAGG CAGAAAGGCAGTGGTAAACCGAGTGTTTAACAAGCTGTCTCCACTACACCAACACATCTATTGTGCTCTCTCTGGTTCGGCTGCTGATGCCCAAGCCATGGTTGACATGGCCGCCTACCAACTGGAGCTCCATGG GTTGGAACTGGAAGAATGTCCGCTTGTTCTAGCTGCTGCCAATGTGGTAAGGAATATCTCTTATAAATATCGGGAGGACCTGTCTGCACATCTCATAGTAGCTGGCTGGGACCAACGTGACGGGGGCCAG GTGTACGGAACCCTGGGAGGAATGCTGACTCGGCAGCCCTTTGCCATCGGTGGCTCTGGCAGCACCTATATCTACGGTTATGTGGATGCGGCATATAAACCAGGCATGTCCCCTGAGGAGTGCAGGTGTTTCACCACCAAAG CTATCACTCTGGCCATGAACCGGGATGGCTCTAGTGGGGGTGTCATCTACCTGGCCACTATTACAGCTGCTGGTGTGGACCATCAAGTAATTTTGGGTAATGAGCTGCCGAAATTCTATGACAAGTGA
- the PSMB9 gene encoding proteasome subunit beta type-9 isoform X2, translating to MLRSGEVHTGTTIMAVEFDGGVVVGSDSRVSVGKAVVNRVFNKLSPLHQHIYCALSGSAADAQAMVDMAAYQLELHGLELEECPLVLAAANVVRNISYKYREDLSAHLIVAGWDQRDGGQVYGTLGGMLTRQPFAIGGSGSTYIYGYVDAAYKPGMSPEECRCFTTKAITLAMNRDGSSGGVIYLATITAAGVDHQVILGNELPKFYDK from the exons ATGCTGCGGTCTGGCGAGGTCCACACTGGG ACGACTATCATGGCAGTGGAGTTCGACGGAGGTGTTGTGGTGGGTTCTGACTCCCGGGTGTCTGTAGG AAAGGCAGTGGTAAACCGAGTGTTTAACAAGCTGTCTCCACTACACCAACACATCTATTGTGCTCTCTCTGGTTCGGCTGCTGATGCCCAAGCCATGGTTGACATGGCCGCCTACCAACTGGAGCTCCATGG GTTGGAACTGGAAGAATGTCCGCTTGTTCTAGCTGCTGCCAATGTGGTAAGGAATATCTCTTATAAATATCGGGAGGACCTGTCTGCACATCTCATAGTAGCTGGCTGGGACCAACGTGACGGGGGCCAG GTGTACGGAACCCTGGGAGGAATGCTGACTCGGCAGCCCTTTGCCATCGGTGGCTCTGGCAGCACCTATATCTACGGTTATGTGGATGCGGCATATAAACCAGGCATGTCCCCTGAGGAGTGCAGGTGTTTCACCACCAAAG CTATCACTCTGGCCATGAACCGGGATGGCTCTAGTGGGGGTGTCATCTACCTGGCCACTATTACAGCTGCTGGTGTGGACCATCAAGTAATTTTGGGTAATGAGCTGCCGAAATTCTATGACAAGTGA
- the PSMB9 gene encoding proteasome subunit beta type-9 isoform X4 produces MAVEFDGGVVVGSDSRVSVGKAVVNRVFNKLSPLHQHIYCALSGSAADAQAMVDMAAYQLELHGLELEECPLVLAAANVVRNISYKYREDLSAHLIVAGWDQRDGGQVYGTLGGMLTRQPFAIGGSGSTYIYGYVDAAYKPGMSPEECRCFTTKAITLAMNRDGSSGGVIYLATITAAGVDHQVILGNELPKFYDK; encoded by the exons ATGGCAGTGGAGTTCGACGGAGGTGTTGTGGTGGGTTCTGACTCCCGGGTGTCTGTAGG AAAGGCAGTGGTAAACCGAGTGTTTAACAAGCTGTCTCCACTACACCAACACATCTATTGTGCTCTCTCTGGTTCGGCTGCTGATGCCCAAGCCATGGTTGACATGGCCGCCTACCAACTGGAGCTCCATGG GTTGGAACTGGAAGAATGTCCGCTTGTTCTAGCTGCTGCCAATGTGGTAAGGAATATCTCTTATAAATATCGGGAGGACCTGTCTGCACATCTCATAGTAGCTGGCTGGGACCAACGTGACGGGGGCCAG GTGTACGGAACCCTGGGAGGAATGCTGACTCGGCAGCCCTTTGCCATCGGTGGCTCTGGCAGCACCTATATCTACGGTTATGTGGATGCGGCATATAAACCAGGCATGTCCCCTGAGGAGTGCAGGTGTTTCACCACCAAAG CTATCACTCTGGCCATGAACCGGGATGGCTCTAGTGGGGGTGTCATCTACCTGGCCACTATTACAGCTGCTGGTGTGGACCATCAAGTAATTTTGGGTAATGAGCTGCCGAAATTCTATGACAAGTGA
- the PSMB9 gene encoding proteasome subunit beta type-9 isoform X3 produces the protein MAVEFDGGVVVGSDSRVSVGRKAVVNRVFNKLSPLHQHIYCALSGSAADAQAMVDMAAYQLELHGLELEECPLVLAAANVVRNISYKYREDLSAHLIVAGWDQRDGGQVYGTLGGMLTRQPFAIGGSGSTYIYGYVDAAYKPGMSPEECRCFTTKAITLAMNRDGSSGGVIYLATITAAGVDHQVILGNELPKFYDK, from the exons ATGGCAGTGGAGTTCGACGGAGGTGTTGTGGTGGGTTCTGACTCCCGGGTGTCTGTAGG CAGAAAGGCAGTGGTAAACCGAGTGTTTAACAAGCTGTCTCCACTACACCAACACATCTATTGTGCTCTCTCTGGTTCGGCTGCTGATGCCCAAGCCATGGTTGACATGGCCGCCTACCAACTGGAGCTCCATGG GTTGGAACTGGAAGAATGTCCGCTTGTTCTAGCTGCTGCCAATGTGGTAAGGAATATCTCTTATAAATATCGGGAGGACCTGTCTGCACATCTCATAGTAGCTGGCTGGGACCAACGTGACGGGGGCCAG GTGTACGGAACCCTGGGAGGAATGCTGACTCGGCAGCCCTTTGCCATCGGTGGCTCTGGCAGCACCTATATCTACGGTTATGTGGATGCGGCATATAAACCAGGCATGTCCCCTGAGGAGTGCAGGTGTTTCACCACCAAAG CTATCACTCTGGCCATGAACCGGGATGGCTCTAGTGGGGGTGTCATCTACCTGGCCACTATTACAGCTGCTGGTGTGGACCATCAAGTAATTTTGGGTAATGAGCTGCCGAAATTCTATGACAAGTGA